The following proteins are encoded in a genomic region of Salarias fasciatus unplaced genomic scaffold, fSalaFa1.1, whole genome shotgun sequence:
- the LOC115385462 gene encoding uncharacterized protein LOC115385462, protein MCCSCNRGKNHVARGVDISEIVSRIAPKHGRPAVPEPTLQQWIGDSATIPCTPDLQAPKPRKSPRRTVVDDLLRLAKQFDLTMFRPDAPEPPLSPELLTDAALESTNHQTAVHPTEVDDLDFLFDGPTQHLSGRLSQPSQVGPSAVDVKPLPTSTASHGAEIQDDWENDHLFNDSLVLELAHNPEMFLAPIDSSTQKPIPRTGQVRHQNSSPVKLHQSAAGTGRLSRVPGCSSDSASALRLVQTAANKENVSPGARVESDCGVSQGPDRRSEPPFTTRDFLLDDLDALFSAEPLWDDAEDDDLLCQLCEDLERQVDSNVPASNQRAAPHTPFNKPKADTTCTNYASSRGPVPTGAPVHWSTAGEPVRFKQEVSGFGRLETPRRNDGFPTSTHKDRFSFKKPNNPVSTVTNTASLRCSDAEIQMKKQQAMERRRQRLQAAPGWSRTGSLG, encoded by the exons CATGGCAGGCCGGCAGTACCTGAGCCCACCCTGCAGCAGTGGATTGGGGACAGCGCCACCATCCCCTGCACGCCAGACCTTCAGGCTCCGAAACCCAGGAAGTCTCCACG aCGGACTGTGGTGGATGATTTGCTGAGACTCGCTAAACAGTTTGACCTCACCATGTTCCGACCCGATGCCCCCGAACCCCCGCTGAGCCCGGAGCTCCTCACTGATGCTGCGTTGGAGTCCACGAATCATCAGACCGCCGTGCATCCCACCGAGGTTGACGatctggacttcctgtttgatggaCCGACGCAACACCTGAGCGGACGGCTCAGTCAGCCGTCACAGGTCGGACCCAGTGCTGTTGATGTTAAACCCCTCCCCACCAGCACCGCCTCGCATGGTGCTGAAATCCAGGACGACTGGGAAAACGACCACTTGTTTAACGACTCTTTGGTTTTGGAGCTGGCTCATAATCCAGAGATGTTTCTAGCTCCGATCGATAGCTCCACCCAGAAGCCAATCCCTCGAACTGGACAGGTGAGGCATCAGAACTCGTCCCCTGTCAAACTCCACCAATCAGCAGCCGGCACAGGGAGGCTGAGCCGGGTACCGGGCTGCAGCTCAGACTCGGCTTCTGCTCTCAGATTGgtccaaacagcagcaaacaagGAAAATGTGAGTCCAGGAGCAAGGGTTGAGTCAGACTGTGGGGTGAGCCAGGGACCGGACCGCCGCTCAGAGCCGCCGTTCACCACCAGAGACTTTCTGCTGGACGACCTGGACGCTCTGTTCTCGGCCGAGCCTCTTTGGGACGACGCTGAAGACGACGATTTGCTGTGCCAACTGTGCGAAGACCTGGAGAGGCAGGTCGACTCCAATGTCCCTGCGTCCAACCAGAGAGCGGCTCCACACACGCCCTTCAATAAGCCTAAAGCAGACACTACCTGTACGAACTACGCCTCCTCCAGAGGCCCCGTTCCCACCGGGGCCCCTGTGCATTGGAGTACCGCTGGTGAACCTGTCAGGTTCAAGCAGGAGGTTTCAGGATTCGGCAGGTTGGAGACTCCCAGGAGGAACGATGGGTTCCCAACAAGCACACACAAAGACCGGTTCTCCTTCAAGAAGCCAAACAACCCAGTTTCCACGGTTACCAACACAG cgtcTCTGAGGTGTTCGGATGCAGAGATCCAGATGAAAAAGCAGCAGGCGATGGAGAGGAGAAGgcagaggctgcaggctgcaccAGGCTGGAGTCGAACCGGCAGCTtgggatga